One Mangrovimonas cancribranchiae DNA segment encodes these proteins:
- the gap gene encoding type I glyceraldehyde-3-phosphate dehydrogenase has translation MIRVGINGFGRIGRRLFRLALNHPAIEIVAINDLADAKTLSHLLKYDSIHGIFNADVSYTENNILVNGTSIPLLNNNHPSQINWSPYNIDFVIESTGKFKDKLSLQHHLNNGAKRVILSVPPIDDDIKMVVLGVNDNILDGSETMVSNASCTTNNAAPMINIINDLCGIDQAYITTVHSYTTDQSLHDQPHRDLRRARAAGQSIVPTTTGAAKALTKIFPDLASVIGGCGIRVPVPNGSLTDITFNVKRTVSIEEINKAFKEASKNAYKHILQYTEDPIVSIDIVGNTNSCIFDAEMTSVIGNMVKIIGWYDNETGYSSRILDLMCYLSNKS, from the coding sequence ATGATTCGGGTTGGCATTAATGGATTTGGAAGAATTGGTCGACGCTTATTTAGACTTGCCTTAAACCATCCTGCTATAGAGATTGTTGCTATAAACGATTTGGCTGATGCTAAAACCTTAAGCCATTTATTAAAATACGATAGTATTCATGGTATTTTTAATGCAGATGTATCCTATACCGAAAATAATATTTTGGTTAACGGCACATCCATTCCTTTATTAAACAATAATCATCCTAGCCAAATAAACTGGTCGCCATATAACATTGATTTTGTTATAGAATCTACAGGTAAATTTAAAGACAAATTAAGTTTGCAACACCATTTAAACAATGGCGCTAAACGAGTTATTTTAAGTGTTCCTCCAATAGATGATGATATTAAAATGGTTGTTCTTGGTGTAAACGACAACATCCTAGATGGTTCCGAAACGATGGTTTCTAACGCATCTTGCACAACCAATAATGCCGCACCAATGATTAACATCATTAATGATTTATGTGGCATTGACCAAGCTTATATTACAACGGTACACTCCTACACTACCGACCAAAGTTTACACGATCAACCACATCGCGATCTTCGTCGAGCTAGAGCAGCAGGACAATCTATAGTACCTACAACAACAGGAGCCGCCAAAGCATTAACTAAAATATTTCCAGATTTAGCCAGTGTTATAGGAGGTTGTGGTATTCGTGTTCCGGTTCCTAATGGGTCTTTAACCGATATTACATTCAATGTAAAAAGAACCGTAAGTATAGAAGAGATAAATAAAGCTTTTAAAGAAGCTTCTAAAAATGCTTACAAGCATATCCTGCAATATACCGAAGACCCAATCGTATCTATTGATATTGTGGGAAATACGAATTCTTGTATATTTGATGCTGAAATGACATCTGTAATTGGAAATATGGTAAAAATTATAGGTTGGTACGATAATGAAACTGGTTATTCTTCTAGAATATTAGATTTAATGTGTTATTTATCGAACAAATCATGA
- the kynU gene encoding kynureninase — protein MDENDPLKAYRSKFHIPKDNNGNELVYLCGNSLGLQPKTTKNYIDQELNDWANLGVEGHTEAKNPWLPYHEFLTENMAKVVGAKPIEVVTMNTLTANLHFMMVSFYKPTPKRYKIVIEADAFPSDKYAVESQLRHHGFDDNEGLILWKPKKGEELYHYEDLETILEQHGDEIALIMIGNTNYYTGQFFDMKRITNLGHEHGCMVGFDCAHGAGNVQLNLHDSGADFAVWCSYKYLNSGPGSLAGAFVHERHAHDKTLNRFTGWWSHNKQTRFNMRHEFDVLPGAEGWQLSNPPILSLTAIRASLDIFGEVGMEALTKKSRKLTGYFEFLLKQLGEDTIRIITPENPEERGCQLSIQVKNADKALFDKLTASGVIADWREPDVIRCAPVPLYNSYEDVYKMVERLKEILHD, from the coding sequence ATGGATGAAAACGATCCATTAAAAGCGTACCGCAGTAAATTTCACATCCCAAAAGACAACAATGGGAATGAACTTGTATACCTCTGCGGAAATTCTTTAGGCTTGCAACCAAAAACCACAAAAAACTACATCGATCAAGAACTAAACGATTGGGCAAATCTAGGTGTAGAAGGTCATACCGAAGCCAAAAACCCGTGGTTACCTTATCACGAATTTCTTACTGAGAATATGGCCAAAGTAGTTGGTGCTAAACCTATTGAAGTAGTTACAATGAACACCCTAACGGCCAACCTTCATTTTATGATGGTATCGTTTTATAAACCTACACCCAAGCGCTATAAAATTGTTATTGAAGCCGATGCGTTTCCGTCTGATAAATACGCTGTGGAATCGCAATTACGTCATCACGGATTTGACGATAACGAAGGGCTCATTCTTTGGAAACCTAAAAAAGGAGAAGAACTATACCACTACGAAGACCTTGAAACCATTTTAGAACAACACGGCGATGAAATTGCCTTGATTATGATTGGCAACACCAATTACTACACTGGGCAATTTTTTGATATGAAACGCATTACAAACCTAGGTCACGAGCACGGTTGTATGGTTGGTTTTGATTGTGCTCACGGTGCTGGAAATGTCCAGTTAAACCTGCACGATTCTGGAGCCGATTTTGCCGTTTGGTGTTCGTACAAGTATTTAAACTCTGGACCAGGAAGTTTAGCTGGTGCCTTTGTTCACGAACGTCACGCTCACGATAAAACCTTAAACCGTTTTACAGGATGGTGGAGCCACAACAAACAAACGCGTTTTAATATGCGTCACGAATTTGATGTACTTCCAGGTGCCGAAGGTTGGCAATTAAGTAATCCGCCTATTTTGTCTTTAACTGCTATCAGGGCGTCTTTAGATATTTTTGGCGAAGTTGGTATGGAAGCTCTAACCAAAAAATCTAGAAAATTAACAGGGTATTTTGAATTCCTACTAAAACAATTAGGCGAAGACACTATCCGTATTATCACACCAGAAAACCCAGAAGAACGTGGTTGCCAATTGTCTATTCAAGTTAAAAATGCCGATAAAGCTTTATTTGATAAACTTACGGCTTCTGGTGTTATTGCCGATTGGCGCGAACCCGATGTGATTCGTTGTGCTCCTGTTCCGCTTTACAATAGTTATGAAGATGTATATAAAATGGTTGAACGCTTGAAAGAAATATTACATGACTAA
- the lipA gene encoding lipoyl synthase — translation METKTASNILPKERKPKWLRVKLPTGKKYTELRGLVDKYNLNTICTSGSCPNMGECWGEGTATFMILGNVCTRSCGFCGVKTGRPETVDWDEPEKVARSIKIMKIKHAVLTSVDRDDLKDMGSIMWAETVKAVRRMNPETTLETLIPDFQGVERHIDRIIDVAPEVVSHNIETVRRLTRDVRIQAKYDRSLGVLKYLKSQGQRRTKSGIMLGLGEKREEVIETLHDLRENDVDVVTIGQYLQPSKKHLPVKRFILPDEFQEYKEIGLELGFRHVESSALVRSSYKAQKHIN, via the coding sequence ATGGAAACAAAAACTGCATCCAATATATTACCAAAAGAACGCAAACCAAAATGGCTTCGCGTAAAACTTCCTACTGGAAAAAAATACACAGAGCTACGTGGTTTAGTAGACAAGTACAACCTTAACACCATTTGCACTTCGGGAAGCTGCCCAAATATGGGTGAATGTTGGGGTGAAGGCACTGCAACCTTTATGATTTTAGGAAATGTATGTACAAGAAGTTGTGGCTTTTGTGGTGTAAAAACGGGAAGACCAGAAACGGTAGATTGGGATGAACCAGAAAAAGTAGCGCGTTCTATAAAAATTATGAAAATAAAACACGCGGTTTTAACTAGTGTTGACCGTGATGATTTAAAAGATATGGGAAGCATTATGTGGGCCGAAACCGTAAAAGCTGTTCGCCGCATGAACCCAGAAACCACCTTAGAAACTCTTATCCCAGACTTTCAAGGGGTAGAACGCCATATTGATAGAATTATAGATGTTGCTCCAGAAGTGGTGTCTCATAATATTGAAACTGTTCGTCGTTTAACTCGCGATGTGCGTATTCAAGCAAAATACGATAGAAGTTTAGGTGTCTTAAAATACTTAAAAAGCCAAGGCCAACGCCGTACAAAATCTGGTATTATGTTAGGTTTAGGTGAAAAACGCGAAGAAGTTATTGAAACGCTACACGATTTAAGAGAAAACGATGTGGATGTTGTTACCATCGGTCAATATTTACAGCCAAGTAAAAAACATTTACCGGTTAAGCGTTTTATTCTACCTGATGAATTTCAAGAATATAAAGAGATTGGTTTAGAGCTTGGTTTCCGTCACGTAGAAAGCAGTGCTCTGGTAAGATCTTCGTACAAAGCCCAAAAACACATCAACTAA
- a CDS encoding GLPGLI family protein, producing the protein MKKHVTTFISILFCLLIYSQNKQGKVIYEFDVNLEDYLDNYAYKAELIFDTEQTHFVYNSIQLEGKSSVDFDTEIKHKENHFASVRRIFENNGLIVHHDLSTKRIISKVLLANKYLVLVKQDSIKFNWNITNTQKKIGEYKAYKAYTDYMGRVYEAWFTYEIPLPIGPWKFSGLPGLILEVKDEYNQIIINFKKLVYPIKKARVFTKPTGGEEMKLEEFLEENYRLYLSQIETAKAVMAARNIKVNNTFKPLPYYSIEFLPKQEFLLEELFNCEDSQDKK; encoded by the coding sequence ATGAAAAAACATGTCACTACTTTCATAAGTATTTTATTTTGTTTATTGATTTATTCACAAAATAAACAAGGAAAAGTTATTTATGAATTTGATGTTAATTTAGAAGATTATTTGGATAACTATGCTTATAAAGCAGAGTTGATTTTTGATACGGAGCAAACACATTTTGTATATAACTCTATTCAGTTAGAAGGTAAGTCTAGTGTTGATTTTGACACAGAAATAAAACATAAAGAAAATCATTTTGCTAGTGTGCGTCGTATTTTTGAGAATAATGGGTTAATTGTTCATCATGATTTAAGTACGAAAAGAATAATTTCAAAAGTCTTATTAGCAAATAAGTATTTAGTGTTAGTAAAACAGGATAGTATAAAATTTAATTGGAACATAACTAACACACAAAAAAAAATAGGCGAGTATAAAGCGTATAAAGCATATACCGATTATATGGGAAGAGTTTATGAGGCTTGGTTTACGTACGAAATTCCGCTGCCAATTGGCCCATGGAAATTTAGTGGTTTACCAGGGTTAATACTTGAAGTTAAAGATGAATATAATCAAATAATAATTAATTTTAAAAAGCTTGTTTACCCTATAAAGAAGGCAAGAGTATTTACAAAACCAACAGGCGGTGAAGAAATGAAACTAGAAGAGTTTTTAGAGGAAAATTATAGGTTGTATTTGTCACAAATTGAAACAGCAAAAGCTGTAATGGCTGCTAGAAATATTAAAGTAAATAATACATTTAAACCTCTGCCATATTATTCAATCGAGTTTTTGCCCAAGCAAGAATTTTTATTAGAAGAATTATTTAATTGTGAAGATAGTCAGGATAAAAAATAA
- the msrA gene encoding peptide-methionine (S)-S-oxide reductase MsrA — protein sequence MKQVASLIIFTLLFNCNNNAQNNKKQQAMVNIKPTQVSLQDGKARAYFASGCFWCVEAIYQSVIGVEDAISGYSGGHTENPTYNSSNTGRTGHAEAVEVIYDPNVVSFSDLVEVYFSTQDPTQVNGQGPDWGSQYRSIIFYQNDEQKQIAEAKKAKWAKKISSNIAAEIMPFQKFWEAEAYHQNFEARNPNHPYVRNVSNKRLDKLYKTCPLLVKKEVNDVIKDLNKN from the coding sequence ATGAAACAAGTTGCTTCCTTAATCATTTTCACGCTTTTATTTAATTGCAATAACAACGCCCAAAACAACAAAAAACAACAAGCTATGGTAAACATAAAACCAACTCAGGTTTCATTACAAGATGGCAAAGCAAGAGCCTATTTTGCCAGTGGTTGTTTCTGGTGTGTTGAAGCCATTTACCAAAGTGTTATTGGTGTAGAAGACGCTATTTCAGGTTACTCTGGCGGCCATACAGAAAACCCAACATATAACTCTAGTAATACAGGACGAACAGGACATGCTGAAGCAGTAGAAGTCATTTACGATCCCAATGTCGTGAGTTTTTCAGATTTGGTTGAAGTCTATTTCAGCACGCAAGACCCGACTCAAGTAAATGGCCAAGGACCAGATTGGGGCTCGCAATACCGTTCCATCATCTTTTATCAAAACGATGAGCAAAAACAAATTGCTGAAGCCAAAAAAGCTAAATGGGCAAAAAAAATAAGTAGTAACATCGCTGCCGAAATTATGCCGTTTCAAAAGTTCTGGGAAGCCGAAGCCTATCATCAAAACTTTGAAGCAAGGAACCCTAATCATCCATATGTTAGAAATGTATCCAACAAGCGTTTGGATAAATTATACAAAACCTGCCCATTGTTGGTAAAAAAAGAAGTGAACGATGTTATTAAAGACCTAAACAAAAACTAA
- a CDS encoding class I SAM-dependent methyltransferase produces the protein MKENQPYFEVNKATWNEKVKVNATSDMYDLMSFKKGKTSLMPYELNALGDVSGKRLLHLQCHFGQDTLSWSREGAKCVGVDLSDEGIALAKKLNDELQLDAEFVCCNVLDTSKYINAEFDIVFTSYGVIGWLPDLKPWGKMIAERLTSGGVFYMAEFHPIVWMFDYLDEKPTLKYGYMQDDVIYEEYEGTYANTNSKMVSKEYGWNHGLSEVVNALTEAGLHIDYLNEYDESPYNVLPDLIKTQSEMYVTKDKLYPLIFEIKATKP, from the coding sequence ATGAAAGAAAATCAACCGTATTTTGAAGTTAACAAAGCGACTTGGAACGAAAAGGTAAAAGTCAACGCTACAAGCGATATGTATGACTTAATGTCTTTTAAAAAAGGAAAAACGTCTTTAATGCCTTACGAGCTAAATGCATTGGGTGATGTTTCAGGGAAGCGTTTATTGCATTTGCAATGTCATTTTGGACAAGATACGTTAAGTTGGAGTAGGGAAGGCGCCAAATGTGTTGGCGTGGATTTGAGCGATGAAGGTATTGCGTTGGCAAAAAAACTTAATGATGAATTGCAATTGGATGCTGAGTTTGTTTGTTGTAATGTACTGGATACGTCAAAGTATATAAATGCCGAGTTTGATATTGTTTTTACCAGCTATGGTGTGATAGGTTGGTTGCCCGATTTGAAACCTTGGGGGAAAATGATTGCCGAACGTTTAACTTCTGGAGGTGTCTTTTATATGGCCGAGTTTCACCCTATTGTTTGGATGTTTGATTATTTGGACGAAAAGCCAACGTTGAAATATGGTTATATGCAAGATGATGTGATTTATGAAGAGTATGAAGGCACTTATGCCAATACTAACTCAAAAATGGTAAGTAAAGAGTATGGTTGGAATCATGGTTTAAGTGAAGTGGTTAACGCATTAACCGAAGCAGGTTTGCATATAGATTATTTAAATGAATATGATGAAAGTCCTTACAATGTATTGCCAGATTTGATTAAAACACAATCTGAAATGTATGTTACTAAAGACAAATTATATCCTTTGATTTTTGAAATAAAAGCGACGAAACCTTAG
- the lpxK gene encoding tetraacyldisaccharide 4'-kinase — MKLLRILLFPIVPIYYLVTWLRNLFYDLGWKKSTSFSFPVICVGNLSTGGTGKTPMIEYLVTLLKQEYKLATLSRGYGRKTSGFKLADKQDTAKTLGDEPFQFYNKFKETISVAVDSNRVRGINKLMAFQHPDVVLLDDAFQHRKVKAGLNILLTTYNDLYINDFVLPTGNLREPKTGAKRADIIVVTKCPDNLLEEERRRITGMLQPKAHQQVCFSYITYSKYVFTETDNMLLADLESFTLVTGIANPKPLLNVLNEKGLHFNHMRFKDHHAFSDKDVAKIIEENKVIVTTEKDYMRLLEFKVLKGRLYYLPIEIGFYNAPTFNQIVKNFVANV; from the coding sequence ATGAAATTACTACGCATACTTCTATTTCCAATTGTGCCTATTTATTATTTGGTGACTTGGTTGCGGAACTTATTTTACGATTTAGGTTGGAAAAAATCAACTTCTTTTTCTTTTCCAGTAATATGTGTGGGTAATTTAAGTACTGGCGGTACTGGAAAAACCCCCATGATTGAGTATTTAGTAACCTTATTAAAACAAGAATACAAATTGGCTACGTTAAGTAGAGGTTACGGTAGAAAGACATCAGGTTTTAAACTGGCAGATAAACAAGATACAGCAAAAACTTTAGGCGATGAACCTTTTCAGTTTTATAATAAATTTAAAGAGACTATTAGTGTTGCTGTTGATAGTAATCGTGTTCGCGGTATTAATAAATTAATGGCGTTTCAGCACCCAGATGTTGTCTTATTAGATGATGCGTTTCAGCATAGAAAGGTAAAAGCAGGATTAAATATTTTGCTAACGACTTATAACGATTTATATATTAATGATTTTGTCTTGCCAACGGGTAATTTACGAGAACCTAAAACAGGCGCTAAACGAGCCGATATAATTGTAGTGACTAAATGTCCTGATAACCTTTTAGAAGAAGAACGAAGACGTATTACAGGGATGTTACAACCAAAAGCACATCAACAAGTGTGTTTTAGTTATATAACTTATTCTAAATATGTTTTTACAGAAACCGATAACATGCTGTTAGCAGATTTGGAATCGTTTACTTTGGTAACAGGAATAGCTAACCCTAAACCGCTTTTAAATGTTCTTAATGAAAAAGGATTGCATTTTAATCACATGCGATTTAAAGATCATCATGCTTTTAGTGATAAAGATGTTGCCAAAATTATAGAAGAAAATAAGGTGATTGTTACTACAGAAAAAGATTATATGCGTTTACTAGAGTTTAAGGTTTTGAAAGGAAGATTGTATTATTTACCAATTGAGATAGGTTTTTATAATGCACCTACTTTTAACCAGATTGTAAAAAACTTTGTTGCGAACGTTTAG
- a CDS encoding ATP-binding protein, whose product MNMSQILKHTYTLLIILMSFGALAQESVSDDPETIQNNIDYRVNQAQFDIESHNYFQAKNELDEALKLAQKIDNKKSLGIIYSKIGKLQFITEEPNEAIKSLIKANKIQRLAKDETNLAETYKVLGNVYYSKKEFNKALEYYTSSHSLFEQANLNNYVAEVLLNEGKTHLALGEYSEAKSKLQKSVVLANRYELDKVLSSAKINLGLALYKLNLKNDALSEANEGLSIAKNNNFVNVLNEGYLIISDLHQLNGEYKKANNFLKKYVFISDSLLEVKRNNLSNEKRIQLLTDNQTEYQKEQSADLEEQKAANDLSKLTTILSIALITILSLLTLSLYKNNNIRLKTNNMLHKKNSELIVSKEKAELASKTKANFLSTVTHELRTPLYAVTGLTNMLLEENPKPEQIQHLKSLKFSGDYLLTFINDILQINKIEANKVDIEPEPFNLKKKITNVIAALKNSANDNNTKLHFEYEENLPENFVADQIKISQILINLVGNSIKFTKDGDIWVKVSKLSQNSEIFNLRFEIEDNGIGISKEKQEQLFDSFSQGSIQINRKYGGTGLGLSIVKGLVKILKGKIYLESELGKGSNFIFEIPLKYTEKEEVVEEKKSYFNDISDIDLENINILVVEDNKINQMITKKILNKMKLNCDVVDHGEAAVESVKDKAYDVVLMDIHMPGISGLEATKIIRGFNKEITIFALTAVTLEDKMHEFDEAGFDDIISKPFKQEDFEKKLFNALMGENHQKAT is encoded by the coding sequence ATGAATATGTCCCAAATTTTAAAACATACTTATACGCTTCTTATTATTTTAATGAGTTTTGGCGCGTTAGCACAAGAAAGTGTTAGTGATGATCCTGAAACTATTCAGAATAATATTGATTACAGAGTAAATCAAGCCCAATTTGATATTGAAAGCCATAATTATTTTCAAGCGAAGAATGAATTAGACGAAGCTTTAAAACTTGCTCAAAAGATAGATAACAAAAAAAGCTTAGGTATTATATATTCTAAAATTGGCAAACTTCAATTTATAACAGAAGAACCTAACGAAGCTATAAAATCGCTTATCAAGGCTAATAAAATTCAGCGTTTAGCTAAAGATGAAACCAATTTAGCCGAAACCTATAAAGTTTTGGGTAATGTTTATTACTCTAAAAAAGAATTCAATAAAGCTTTAGAATATTACACCTCGTCCCATTCGTTATTCGAGCAAGCTAATTTAAATAATTATGTTGCCGAAGTATTACTTAACGAAGGAAAAACACATTTAGCTTTAGGGGAATATTCCGAAGCCAAATCGAAATTACAAAAATCTGTTGTCCTTGCTAATAGGTATGAATTAGACAAAGTATTAAGTAGTGCCAAAATAAACCTTGGATTAGCACTTTACAAACTCAACCTTAAAAACGATGCGCTTTCTGAAGCTAACGAAGGCCTATCCATTGCAAAAAACAATAATTTTGTAAATGTTTTAAATGAAGGATATTTAATTATAAGCGACTTACATCAACTAAATGGCGAATACAAAAAAGCCAATAACTTTTTAAAGAAATATGTATTCATCTCCGATTCGTTGTTAGAAGTTAAACGTAATAACCTATCAAACGAAAAGCGTATTCAATTATTAACAGACAATCAAACTGAATATCAAAAAGAACAATCGGCAGACTTAGAAGAGCAAAAAGCCGCAAACGATTTAAGCAAACTAACAACCATTTTAAGTATTGCTTTAATTACTATTTTATCGCTACTTACCTTATCATTATACAAAAACAATAATATTAGGTTAAAAACCAACAATATGCTTCACAAAAAAAATAGTGAACTTATTGTCTCTAAAGAAAAAGCCGAACTCGCATCAAAAACCAAAGCCAATTTCTTGTCTACCGTAACACACGAGTTAAGAACACCGCTATATGCTGTAACAGGTTTAACTAATATGCTTTTGGAAGAAAACCCAAAACCAGAACAAATCCAACATTTAAAATCTTTAAAATTCTCTGGAGATTATTTGTTAACCTTTATTAATGACATTCTTCAAATTAATAAAATTGAAGCTAATAAAGTTGACATAGAACCCGAGCCTTTTAACTTAAAGAAAAAGATTACCAATGTTATTGCAGCATTAAAAAACTCGGCAAACGATAACAACACCAAACTTCATTTTGAATATGAAGAAAACTTACCCGAAAACTTTGTTGCCGATCAAATTAAGATTTCGCAAATATTAATAAACCTAGTAGGAAACTCGATTAAGTTTACTAAAGATGGTGATATTTGGGTTAAAGTGAGTAAACTAAGCCAAAATAGCGAAATATTTAATCTAAGATTTGAAATAGAAGACAACGGCATTGGTATTAGTAAAGAAAAACAAGAACAACTGTTTGATAGCTTCTCGCAAGGCTCTATTCAAATTAACAGAAAATATGGCGGAACCGGTTTAGGACTTTCCATTGTAAAAGGGTTAGTTAAAATTTTAAAAGGAAAAATATACTTAGAAAGCGAACTGGGTAAAGGCTCTAATTTTATTTTTGAAATTCCATTAAAGTATACCGAAAAAGAAGAAGTTGTTGAAGAAAAGAAAAGCTATTTTAATGATATTAGCGATATAGACTTAGAGAATATTAACATTCTTGTTGTTGAGGATAACAAAATCAACCAAATGATTACCAAGAAAATCCTCAACAAAATGAAACTTAATTGTGATGTTGTTGATCATGGTGAAGCAGCTGTTGAAAGTGTTAAAGACAAAGCCTACGATGTGGTGTTAATGGATATTCATATGCCAGGAATTAGCGGACTTGAAGCCACCAAAATAATACGTGGGTTTAACAAAGAAATTACCATTTTTGCCTTAACAGCCGTAACACTCGAAGATAAAATGCATGAGTTTGACGAAGCTGGTTTTGACGATATTATCTCCAAACCTTTCAAACAAGAAGATTTCGAGAAAAAATTATTTAATGCATTAATGGGAGAAAATCACCAAAAAGCAACCTAA
- a CDS encoding Nif3-like dinuclear metal center hexameric protein, protein MIIQEVINYLEELAPLHYAEDFDNVGLLVGDKTQKLTGVLVTLDTLEDVVDEAIKNNCNLIVSFHPIIFKGLKSLTGKNYVERTVLKAIKNDIAIYAIHTALDNALLGVNHMISEQLGLTNKQILIPQKNTLKKLTTFVPKEEASIVRNALFAAGAGSIGNYSNCSFNVEGSGTFMGNDKSNPTIGNKNETHTEAETQITVVFEKHKQNHILKALFKAHSYEEVAYDIITLDNKNQEIGIGMIGELKEEMSESNFLDFVKTNMKTECIRHSSFLGKPIKKVAVLGGSGSFAINAAKAQKADAYITADLKYHDFFSANNQILLADIGHFESEQFTKNLLTTYLTKKITNFAIVLSKTNTNPVNYF, encoded by the coding sequence ATGATTATTCAAGAGGTAATTAATTATTTAGAAGAATTAGCACCATTACATTATGCTGAAGATTTTGATAACGTTGGTTTACTAGTGGGCGATAAAACCCAAAAACTAACAGGTGTTTTAGTCACTCTAGATACACTTGAAGATGTTGTAGATGAGGCCATTAAAAACAACTGTAATTTAATAGTAAGCTTTCACCCCATTATTTTTAAAGGTTTAAAAAGCTTAACAGGCAAAAATTACGTAGAAAGAACTGTATTAAAAGCTATAAAAAACGACATTGCTATTTATGCCATTCACACCGCATTAGACAATGCGTTATTAGGAGTTAATCACATGATAAGCGAACAGTTGGGACTTACAAATAAGCAAATATTAATCCCTCAAAAAAATACACTTAAAAAATTAACCACATTTGTCCCAAAAGAAGAAGCGTCAATAGTTAGAAACGCACTTTTTGCAGCTGGTGCAGGAAGCATTGGCAATTACAGTAATTGTAGTTTTAATGTTGAAGGTTCTGGAACATTTATGGGAAATGACAAGTCTAATCCCACTATTGGAAACAAAAACGAAACACACACCGAAGCAGAAACACAAATCACAGTCGTTTTCGAAAAACACAAACAAAATCACATTTTAAAAGCTCTATTCAAGGCACATTCTTACGAAGAAGTCGCTTACGACATTATAACATTAGACAATAAAAACCAAGAAATTGGTATAGGTATGATTGGTGAATTAAAAGAAGAAATGTCTGAAAGCAATTTTCTAGATTTTGTAAAAACAAACATGAAAACCGAATGTATAAGACATAGTAGTTTTTTAGGCAAACCTATTAAAAAAGTAGCTGTATTAGGTGGCTCAGGAAGTTTTGCTATTAACGCTGCCAAAGCACAAAAAGCAGATGCTTATATAACGGCCGATTTAAAATATCACGACTTTTTTTCGGCAAATAACCAGATTCTTTTAGCCGATATTGGCCATTTTGAAAGCGAACAGTTCACAAAAAACCTTCTAACTACCTATCTTACAAAAAAAATTACTAATTTTGCAATCGTTTTATCAAAGACCAATACCAATCCGGTAAATTATTTTTAA
- a CDS encoding C4-type zinc ribbon domain-containing protein, with protein MAKKKELTVEERLRALYDLQLIDSRIDEIRNVRGELPLEVRDLEDEVEGLNTRLEKLDSSLESINNQISDKKNLIEESKALIKKYSEQQKNVRNNREYNSLTKEVEFQELEIQLAEKNIKEFKAQIEQKKEVISETKDKLKERQKHLKHKKGELDAILAETEKEEKALIDKSEDYKKNIEERLVKAYTRIRTNVKNGLAVVPIERGASGGSFFTIPPQIQMEIATRKRIITDEHSGRILVDAQLAEEEKEKMDKLFAKL; from the coding sequence ATGGCAAAAAAGAAAGAACTAACTGTAGAAGAGCGTTTAAGAGCTCTTTACGATTTGCAACTAATCGACTCTCGCATTGATGAAATAAGAAATGTTCGTGGGGAACTTCCTTTAGAAGTTCGTGATTTAGAAGACGAAGTCGAAGGTCTTAACACAAGGTTAGAGAAATTAGATTCAAGCTTAGAGTCTATCAACAATCAAATTAGTGACAAGAAAAACTTAATTGAAGAGTCGAAAGCACTAATTAAAAAGTACAGTGAGCAACAAAAAAATGTTAGAAATAACAGAGAATACAACTCACTTACTAAAGAAGTTGAATTCCAAGAACTTGAAATTCAATTAGCCGAAAAGAACATTAAAGAGTTTAAGGCACAAATCGAACAAAAGAAAGAAGTTATTTCTGAAACTAAAGACAAGCTTAAAGAGCGTCAAAAACATCTAAAACACAAAAAAGGTGAACTAGATGCTATTTTAGCCGAAACAGAAAAAGAAGAAAAAGCTTTAATAGATAAATCTGAAGATTACAAGAAAAACATCGAAGAAAGACTTGTAAAAGCTTACACTAGAATAAGAACTAATGTAAAAAACGGTTTAGCAGTTGTTCCTATTGAAAGAGGTGCTTCTGGTGGATCTTTCTTTACAATTCCACCACAAATTCAAATGGAAATTGCAACAAGAAAACGCATTATTACCGATGAGCATAGTGGACGTATTTTAGTAGACGCACAATTAGCCGAAGAAGAAAAAGAAAAAATGGACAAGCTTTTTGCTAAGCTATAA